The Candidatus Hydrogenedentota bacterium genome includes a window with the following:
- a CDS encoding DUF1559 domain-containing protein: protein MRRKGFTLIELLVVIAIIGILAAILLPALARAREAARRASCQNNLKQWGLVLKMYANESQGEKWPDIDYWSIKDASFIASLAPNFTVWPMGQGPRGIAIYPDYLTDLNINKCPSSGNRTGWAGWTLPYPEGESAEHCHEENSWFLTVVDDATGEVGTVDWGNPNSPCNNGRYFVNNYPGYMYLSKLFRPEWFNDANNCLYIHDVLDDDVPTVTRIGSWIDKDARLTLPTPLADGTTSVTALHLREGVERFMITDINNPGASAKAQSEVPVMLDRAASNNNGRISSASFTHVPGGANILYMDGHARFVRYPATQANEFPLSENFVRYVSVNVGTAG, encoded by the coding sequence ATGAGGAGAAAAGGTTTTACGCTTATTGAATTGCTGGTGGTCATCGCCATCATCGGCATTCTGGCGGCCATCCTGTTGCCGGCCCTGGCGCGCGCGCGCGAGGCCGCACGGCGGGCCAGTTGCCAGAACAACCTCAAGCAGTGGGGCCTGGTGCTCAAGATGTACGCCAACGAGTCCCAGGGGGAAAAGTGGCCGGATATCGACTACTGGAGCATCAAGGATGCGAGCTTCATTGCGAGCCTCGCGCCGAACTTCACCGTGTGGCCGATGGGCCAGGGCCCGCGCGGGATCGCGATTTATCCGGATTACCTGACGGATCTGAACATCAATAAGTGCCCGAGCTCCGGGAATCGCACGGGCTGGGCCGGCTGGACCCTCCCCTATCCCGAGGGCGAATCGGCGGAACACTGCCACGAGGAGAACAGCTGGTTTCTCACGGTGGTGGACGACGCCACGGGCGAAGTCGGCACTGTCGACTGGGGTAACCCCAACAGCCCCTGCAACAACGGCCGCTACTTCGTGAACAACTACCCCGGCTACATGTACCTGTCCAAACTCTTCCGGCCCGAATGGTTCAACGACGCGAACAACTGCCTGTACATTCACGACGTGCTTGACGACGATGTGCCGACGGTCACCCGAATCGGCAGCTGGATCGACAAGGACGCGCGGCTGACACTGCCGACGCCGCTGGCGGACGGCACAACCAGCGTGACCGCGCTGCACCTCCGCGAAGGTGTTGAGCGCTTCATGATCACGGATATCAACAACCCCGGCGCCTCCGCCAAGGCCCAGAGCGAGGTTCCGGTCATGCTTGACCGCGCCGCGTCCAACAACAACGGGCGAATCAGCAGCGCCTCCTTCACGCACGTGCCGGGCGGCGCCAACATCCTGTACATGGACGGGCATGCCCGCTTTGTAAGATACCCGGCCACGCAGGCCAACGAATTCCCCCTCTCGGAGAATTTTGTTCGCTACGTAAGCGTGAACGTGGGCACGGCTGGCTGA
- a CDS encoding Rrf2 family transcriptional regulator: MFSSRARYGLKAMAVLAARHAADTLVSADEIVATEHIPAKYLESILTALRKRGLLVSRRGPAGGYRLARPPEEISLADVVRTLDGAFAPTTCARTRNPVCCEGCDDMASCYIRPFMRRVRDEMAKVLEGQTVADLCASYCLPGDESDAAKARRRRPN, from the coding sequence ATGTTTTCATCGCGCGCACGATACGGTTTGAAGGCCATGGCGGTGCTGGCGGCCCGGCACGCCGCCGACACCCTCGTGTCCGCGGACGAGATCGTGGCGACCGAGCACATTCCCGCCAAGTACCTGGAGAGCATTCTGACGGCGCTTCGCAAGCGGGGCCTGCTGGTCAGCCGCCGGGGCCCGGCCGGCGGCTACCGCCTGGCGCGCCCGCCCGAGGAGATATCGCTTGCGGACGTGGTTCGGACGCTGGATGGGGCCTTCGCCCCCACCACCTGCGCCCGCACCCGGAATCCGGTGTGCTGCGAGGGCTGCGACGACATGGCGTCGTGCTATATCCGGCCCTTCATGCGCCGGGTGCGCGACGAGATGGCCAAGGTGCTCGAAGGGCAGACGGTGGCGGATTTGTGCGCGTCGTATTGTTTGCCCGGCGACGAGTCCGATGCGGCGAAGGCGCGGCGCCGCCGGCCAAACTGA
- a CDS encoding SLC13 family permease, whose translation MTWEALLTIGVVAGVLVSLIRNVASPAFILLAAIGVIMTAQALSGTDRLPGADAAVAGFGNSGLITVGLLFVVVAGLVHTGALDRFASPLLGQPRTVRGAQARLLPLACGLSGFLNNTPLVAMFIPVVKDLSKRTRIPASKLLLPLSYATIFGGTCTIIGTSTNLVVNGLVSKTPGLTPLGFFEIAWVGLPVAVVGLLYVLLVSDRLLPGRDAAIDLGEDPRRYTAEVRVAPGGPMVGKSIEKAGLRHLPGLFLAEIERGGRILPAVAPNEVLQADDGLVFVGVVDSVTDLHRMPGIVPATNQVFKLKAPREQRCLVEAVVSPACPLVGRSIREGRFRDRYEAAVLAVGRGGDRLTGKLGDIVLQAGDTLLLESHASFPERYGNSRHFYLVSSIDNSAPRRHERAWVAIIILVAMIAAAASGVLTMLNAALLAGGLMMLAGCCTGSEAQRGIEWPVLIVIGAALGLGDALDRSGAASFIAEGLIGLAGGNPWLVLLIVVIVTSFFTELITNNAAAVLVFPISLSAVEAMNVNPTPFIVAIMVAASASFATPFGYQTNLMVYGPGGYRFADYLRIGIPLNVLMMILVTLLAPLVWGF comes from the coding sequence ATGACATGGGAAGCGCTGTTAACGATCGGCGTGGTGGCCGGCGTGCTGGTCTCGTTGATACGCAATGTGGCTTCGCCGGCGTTCATACTGTTGGCGGCCATCGGCGTAATCATGACCGCGCAGGCCTTGAGCGGGACGGATCGGCTGCCGGGGGCCGACGCGGCGGTGGCCGGCTTCGGGAACTCGGGCCTTATTACGGTGGGGCTGCTCTTCGTCGTGGTGGCGGGGCTCGTGCATACGGGCGCCCTGGACCGGTTTGCGAGCCCGCTGCTTGGGCAGCCGCGGACGGTTCGTGGGGCGCAGGCGCGATTGCTCCCGCTGGCATGCGGGCTGAGCGGCTTTTTGAATAATACGCCGCTGGTGGCGATGTTCATCCCCGTGGTGAAGGATTTGAGCAAGCGCACGCGCATTCCCGCCTCGAAACTGTTGCTTCCGCTTTCCTACGCGACGATATTCGGCGGGACCTGCACGATCATCGGCACCAGCACGAACCTGGTGGTTAATGGATTGGTCTCGAAGACGCCCGGGCTGACGCCGCTGGGCTTCTTCGAGATTGCGTGGGTCGGCTTGCCGGTCGCGGTCGTGGGCCTGTTGTACGTGCTCCTCGTCTCCGACCGGCTCCTGCCCGGGCGGGATGCCGCGATCGATCTCGGCGAGGACCCTCGCCGCTACACTGCGGAAGTGCGGGTGGCGCCGGGCGGGCCGATGGTCGGCAAGTCCATCGAAAAGGCGGGCCTGCGCCACCTGCCCGGGCTGTTCCTGGCGGAAATTGAGCGCGGCGGCCGGATCCTCCCGGCCGTGGCGCCCAACGAAGTGCTCCAGGCGGACGATGGGCTCGTATTTGTCGGCGTCGTGGATTCGGTCACGGATCTGCACCGCATGCCGGGCATCGTGCCCGCGACGAACCAGGTATTCAAATTGAAGGCGCCCCGCGAGCAGCGCTGCCTGGTGGAAGCGGTCGTTTCGCCCGCGTGCCCCCTGGTGGGCCGCAGTATCCGCGAGGGGCGCTTCCGCGACCGGTATGAGGCGGCGGTGCTGGCGGTGGGGCGCGGCGGCGACCGGCTGACCGGCAAACTGGGCGATATTGTGCTCCAGGCGGGCGACACGCTCCTGCTGGAGAGCCACGCCTCCTTTCCGGAGCGCTATGGAAACTCGCGGCACTTTTACCTCGTAAGCAGCATCGACAATTCGGCCCCACGCCGGCACGAACGGGCGTGGGTCGCGATCATCATCCTGGTTGCGATGATCGCGGCGGCGGCCAGCGGCGTGCTGACCATGCTCAACGCGGCGCTGCTGGCCGGCGGGCTCATGATGCTGGCGGGCTGCTGCACGGGCTCGGAAGCGCAGCGCGGCATCGAGTGGCCCGTCCTGATTGTCATCGGCGCGGCCCTGGGCCTGGGCGACGCGCTCGACCGGAGCGGCGCCGCGAGTTTTATTGCCGAAGGCCTCATCGGGCTGGCGGGCGGCAATCCCTGGCTGGTATTGCTTATCGTCGTGATCGTAACCTCGTTCTTCACGGAACTGATCACCAACAACGCGGCGGCGGTGCTGGTCTTTCCGATATCGCTGTCCGCAGTGGAGGCGATGAACGTCAATCCCACGCCGTTTATCGTGGCGATTATGGTGGCCGCATCGGCCAGTTTCGCCACGCCCTTCGGCTACCAGACCAATCTCATGGTATACGGCCCGGGCGGCTACCGGTTTGCGGACTACCTGCGCATCGGCATCCCCCTCAATGTGCTGATGATGATTCTGGTCACCTTGCTGGCGCCGCTGGTCTGGGGATTTTGA
- a CDS encoding DUF2062 domain-containing protein has translation MIEKILKEQKRMKKRLRETYVYRVFGEKLFHSRLWVHDQRAIAGGLALGMFIAFTPTIPLQMLLAACGALYFRLNLPIALAACWVTNPVTMAPIYMTAWKVGRYILEEVAFVEDTFDLFSQRTRIGSIIRHSAYLWTGSLILATCVATLSYIVARLAWGLGERIFARR, from the coding sequence ATGATTGAAAAGATCCTGAAAGAGCAGAAACGAATGAAGAAGAGACTGCGGGAGACCTATGTGTACCGCGTCTTCGGCGAAAAGCTCTTTCACAGCCGGCTCTGGGTGCATGATCAGCGCGCGATCGCGGGCGGGCTCGCGCTGGGGATGTTTATCGCTTTCACACCCACCATCCCCCTCCAAATGCTCCTTGCGGCGTGCGGCGCGCTCTACTTTCGCCTGAACCTCCCCATCGCGCTGGCCGCATGCTGGGTCACGAACCCGGTAACCATGGCGCCAATCTACATGACCGCATGGAAGGTCGGGCGCTATATCCTTGAGGAAGTGGCCTTTGTGGAGGATACCTTCGATCTTTTTTCGCAGCGCACGCGTATTGGCAGCATTATACGCCACAGCGCGTACCTGTGGACCGGTTCCCTGATCCTGGCCACCTGTGTCGCCACGCTCTCCTATATCGTCGCCCGGCTGGCCTGGGGTCTGGGAGAGCGGATCTTCGCGCGGCGCTGA
- a CDS encoding DUF2892 domain-containing protein — MYWAQTDSWYLERIIWLVAGSFTLAGTLLAWLVSPWWLLLTGLVGVNLLIFAFTGFCIMANILTALGARSRVPGAPSPLGEE; from the coding sequence ATGTACTGGGCGCAAACGGATTCCTGGTATCTCGAACGGATTATCTGGCTGGTGGCGGGCAGCTTCACGCTGGCCGGCACGCTGCTGGCCTGGCTGGTCAGCCCGTGGTGGCTCCTGCTTACCGGGCTGGTCGGGGTGAACCTGCTGATATTCGCCTTTACCGGCTTCTGCATCATGGCGAATATCCTTACGGCGCTCGGGGCCCGATCCCGCGTGCCCGGCGCGCCGTCACCGTTGGGTGAAGAATAG
- a CDS encoding AAA family ATPase yields MDSPAYGFLREAGRIINAGQSRSIALTGNIYDLFCLSGDSRGAYVPLIDFLIGHWSIPSHILLVYEVNGPIRFVREGDQARLRDAWLQWRTGKTADDLAIQRMLDRSPPMAAGERDFDVQLQQAIGQPSVALELLRQLCLCSRSELNGQPLLRQNLIVLIEGADLILPEGEIAHLSDRDRHRLNICYDWFSDPGFVNGGDAAVLIAESRSLLNQRIARLPHLLEVTVPAPDEACRLHFINWFRSQPATGGPLDLWSSPEDLATASAGLSTQALMQLLKGAAHQAAPLTRDAVIEKVGAYIEMQLGEDMVEFKRPSHTLDDVVGFRNLKRFLRDELMPRIAAGGDDALPGAAVGGAIGSGKTFIFEAVAAELDMVVLVLKNIRSQWYGQTDVLFERLRRVLEALSKVLIFVDEADTQFGGVGPEEHSTERRLTGKIQAMMSDTRLRGRVTWLLMTARIHLLSPDIRRPGRVGDLIIPVLDPDGADRDDFIRWMVRPVLGEDLDEKTLGALKLVTADYSAASFAAIRAELKARHRLGPPLTLDGVLDAIHDQLAPPIEETRRYQTLQALVNCTRRSLLPDPDATAEDREAWTREIAALEARGIR; encoded by the coding sequence ATGGACTCACCCGCCTACGGGTTCCTCCGCGAGGCCGGCCGGATAATCAATGCCGGCCAGTCGCGTTCCATCGCCCTGACGGGCAACATCTACGACCTCTTTTGCCTTTCCGGCGACAGCCGCGGCGCCTATGTCCCCCTGATCGATTTCCTGATTGGCCACTGGTCCATCCCAAGCCACATCCTCCTCGTGTATGAGGTGAATGGGCCAATCCGCTTCGTCCGCGAGGGCGATCAGGCCCGGCTCCGGGACGCCTGGCTTCAGTGGCGCACGGGGAAAACCGCCGACGACCTGGCGATCCAGCGCATGCTCGACCGGAGCCCCCCGATGGCGGCGGGCGAACGGGACTTCGATGTCCAGCTCCAGCAGGCGATCGGCCAGCCGTCCGTCGCGCTGGAACTGCTTCGCCAGCTTTGCCTCTGCTCGCGCAGCGAACTGAACGGCCAGCCGCTGCTCCGGCAGAACCTCATTGTGCTTATTGAAGGCGCGGACCTCATCCTGCCGGAAGGCGAAATCGCGCACCTCTCCGATCGCGATCGGCACCGCCTCAATATCTGCTATGACTGGTTCTCCGACCCCGGCTTCGTCAATGGCGGGGACGCCGCCGTGTTGATCGCCGAATCCCGCAGCCTCCTCAACCAGCGCATAGCGCGCCTCCCGCACCTCCTGGAGGTCACTGTTCCCGCTCCGGATGAGGCCTGCCGGCTGCATTTTATCAATTGGTTTCGGAGCCAGCCCGCCACCGGCGGGCCCCTCGATCTCTGGAGTAGCCCCGAGGACCTGGCGACGGCTTCCGCCGGCCTCTCCACCCAGGCGCTGATGCAGCTCCTCAAGGGCGCCGCGCACCAGGCGGCCCCGCTCACCCGCGACGCCGTTATCGAGAAAGTCGGCGCCTACATCGAGATGCAGCTCGGCGAGGACATGGTGGAATTCAAGCGCCCGAGCCACACCCTGGACGACGTGGTGGGCTTTCGCAACCTCAAACGCTTCCTGCGCGACGAGCTCATGCCGCGCATCGCCGCCGGCGGGGACGACGCCCTGCCCGGCGCGGCGGTGGGCGGCGCCATCGGCAGCGGAAAGACCTTCATCTTCGAGGCCGTCGCGGCGGAACTCGACATGGTCGTCCTCGTGTTGAAGAACATCCGCAGCCAGTGGTACGGCCAGACCGATGTGCTCTTCGAACGCCTCCGGCGCGTGCTGGAGGCGCTCTCGAAGGTCCTGATCTTCGTGGACGAGGCCGACACCCAGTTCGGCGGCGTGGGGCCCGAGGAACATTCCACCGAGCGCCGCCTCACGGGCAAGATCCAGGCCATGATGTCCGACACGCGCCTGCGCGGCCGCGTTACCTGGCTCCTCATGACCGCGCGCATTCATCTGCTCTCCCCCGACATCCGCCGGCCCGGGCGCGTCGGCGATCTGATCATCCCCGTCCTCGACCCCGACGGCGCGGACCGCGACGACTTCATCCGCTGGATGGTCCGGCCCGTCCTCGGGGAGGATTTGGATGAGAAGACCCTGGGCGCCTTGAAACTGGTCACCGCCGACTATTCCGCAGCCAGTTTCGCGGCGATCCGCGCGGAATTGAAGGCCCGCCACCGCCTCGGACCGCCCCTCACCCTTGACGGGGTGCTCGATGCCATCCACGACCAGCTCGCCCCGCCCATCGAGGAGACCCGCCGCTACCAGACCCTCCAGGCCCTCGTGAATTGCACCCGCCGCAGCCTGCTGCCGGATCCCGATGCCACCGCGGAAGATCGCGAGGCCTGGACGCGCGAGATCGCCGCACTCGAAGCGCGGGGGATACGGTAG
- a CDS encoding type II toxin-antitoxin system HicB family antitoxin has product MKLKVIVHEAEEGGFWAEVPAIPGCATQGDTLDELMENLHEAIEGCLSVDLQDIEMATTDRVLELTV; this is encoded by the coding sequence ATGAAACTGAAAGTTATCGTTCACGAAGCGGAGGAAGGCGGATTCTGGGCCGAAGTGCCCGCCATCCCCGGTTGCGCGACCCAGGGCGACACCCTGGACGAACTGATGGAAAACCTTCACGAGGCGATCGAAGGGTGTCTGTCCGTGGACCTTCAGGACATCGAAATGGCCACCACGGATAGAGTACTGGAGCTTACCGTTTGA
- a CDS encoding type II toxin-antitoxin system HicA family toxin, protein MKPVSGRQVCRLLEERGWVLKRINGSHHVYAKAGEVARISVPVHGGKALKLGLQRHIMRVAAIGEGDL, encoded by the coding sequence TTGAAGCCCGTAAGCGGAAGGCAAGTGTGCCGGCTGCTGGAAGAGAGGGGATGGGTGCTCAAGCGAATCAACGGAAGTCACCATGTCTATGCGAAAGCAGGTGAGGTGGCCCGTATTTCCGTTCCGGTGCATGGCGGGAAGGCGCTGAAGTTGGGGCTGCAACGGCACATCATGAGAGTTGCCGCGATCGGCGAAGGCGATCTGTAG
- a CDS encoding TerB N-terminal domain-containing protein, translated as MSEPPTPEPAPTHTPSLHDVDERWTVPWALVEETSAPGGGEALAWHGREEDFSHVGYAIARPMLYSSDGAPVEQEASCIDTALPVGEPDFDGAPALPHWATYANLTPVQRANYLKWLASGRRGPLRDINYAFLYFYGLERHALIDRGEPEDILRALMGLLKHYDGNASFFSCASRLAAFLFATKGIEKLKPAWFDRLFVKRAVPLHNDSISVALTWLYARKKPLPAPLAFEIARQDLRCPHVEAFRANREAFEACFTAAYTEEFGAGMRLQRAEKNHTWKYRPVNPALQSWEHFSKLWSVTSTDVAAEQAQFEPLVAIWRACAGEAADSPWTALVDAHLSRDGRILVPVRKLAALAGQATPGKGPMPLPVCERIVSAAGAAGFEALPNPRLLLRPWKGGERVALVRLPEQPCAEGEPWYLAGALLLALGAAMAEADGEVDHIEVLHVSEIVNSLYHFNDFDKHRLGVLRKRLLKYPPKLASLTRRVRAILSEDELAEVGKFLVGVAGANFRIRDEERLALRRAYRAFRIPVTALDALLEKLEGDPGPDGARAVREEVLAGLMRETRDFAARLGIAMQALEKTGAKDNARGIWYARKPPAAPEITRDAEPDPYRDALYALLRRPDWTEADFIALGEQHGVFVAGAVRGVDAWASEFSGGDSVRLALSPDEDWD; from the coding sequence GTGTCCGAGCCCCCAACGCCAGAACCGGCCCCAACCCACACCCCTTCGCTCCATGATGTGGACGAGCGGTGGACGGTGCCGTGGGCGCTGGTGGAGGAGACTTCGGCGCCCGGCGGCGGTGAGGCGCTGGCGTGGCATGGGCGGGAGGAGGACTTCTCGCACGTGGGGTATGCCATCGCGCGGCCGATGCTGTACTCATCCGATGGCGCGCCGGTGGAACAGGAGGCGTCGTGCATCGATACAGCGCTTCCAGTGGGCGAACCGGATTTTGACGGGGCGCCGGCGCTTCCGCACTGGGCGACCTACGCGAACCTGACCCCCGTGCAGCGCGCGAACTACCTGAAGTGGCTCGCTTCCGGCCGCCGGGGGCCGCTGCGCGACATCAACTACGCGTTTTTGTACTTCTACGGCCTGGAGCGCCATGCGCTCATTGATCGCGGCGAGCCCGAGGATATCCTCCGGGCGCTAATGGGCCTCTTGAAGCACTACGACGGAAACGCGTCCTTTTTCAGCTGCGCGTCGCGGCTGGCGGCCTTCCTTTTCGCCACGAAGGGCATCGAAAAGCTGAAGCCGGCGTGGTTTGACCGCCTGTTCGTGAAGCGCGCGGTCCCGCTGCACAACGATTCGATTTCCGTGGCGCTCACGTGGCTCTACGCGCGGAAGAAGCCGCTGCCCGCGCCGCTGGCCTTCGAGATCGCGCGGCAGGACCTGCGCTGCCCGCATGTCGAGGCGTTCCGGGCGAACCGCGAGGCCTTCGAGGCGTGCTTTACCGCGGCCTACACCGAGGAATTCGGCGCCGGGATGCGCCTCCAGCGCGCGGAAAAGAACCACACGTGGAAATACCGCCCCGTGAATCCGGCGCTGCAAAGCTGGGAGCATTTCAGCAAGCTCTGGTCGGTGACGTCGACCGATGTGGCGGCGGAGCAGGCGCAGTTTGAGCCGCTCGTGGCGATCTGGCGCGCGTGCGCGGGCGAGGCGGCGGATTCGCCGTGGACCGCGCTGGTGGACGCGCATCTGAGCCGCGATGGGCGGATTCTGGTTCCCGTTCGGAAGCTGGCGGCGCTCGCGGGCCAGGCGACACCCGGCAAGGGTCCAATGCCGCTTCCGGTGTGCGAGCGCATCGTGTCGGCGGCCGGCGCGGCGGGATTCGAGGCGCTGCCGAATCCGCGGCTGCTCCTGCGCCCGTGGAAGGGCGGCGAGCGTGTGGCGCTGGTGCGTTTGCCCGAGCAGCCCTGCGCGGAGGGGGAGCCCTGGTACCTGGCGGGCGCGCTGCTGCTCGCGCTGGGCGCCGCCATGGCCGAGGCCGACGGCGAAGTGGACCACATTGAGGTGCTGCACGTCTCGGAAATCGTGAATTCGCTGTATCACTTCAACGATTTCGACAAGCACCGGCTCGGCGTGCTCCGGAAGCGGCTGCTGAAGTATCCGCCGAAGCTGGCGAGCCTCACGCGGCGCGTGCGCGCGATCCTATCGGAGGACGAGCTCGCGGAAGTCGGAAAATTCCTCGTGGGGGTTGCCGGGGCCAATTTCCGCATCCGCGACGAAGAGCGCCTCGCGCTGCGCCGCGCGTACCGGGCCTTCCGCATCCCGGTGACAGCCCTGGACGCCCTGCTGGAGAAGCTCGAAGGCGATCCGGGCCCCGATGGCGCGCGCGCGGTGCGGGAGGAGGTTCTGGCGGGGTTAATGCGCGAGACGCGTGACTTCGCGGCTCGGCTCGGCATCGCCATGCAGGCCCTGGAGAAGACGGGCGCGAAGGACAACGCGCGCGGGATCTGGTATGCGCGCAAGCCGCCGGCGGCCCCCGAGATTACGCGCGACGCGGAACCGGACCCCTACCGCGACGCGCTCTACGCGCTGTTGCGGCGGCCCGACTGGACCGAGGCGGACTTCATTGCGCTGGGCGAACAGCATGGGGTTTTCGTGGCGGGTGCGGTGCGGGGCGTTGATGCGTGGGCCAGTGAGTTTTCGGGCGGAGATTCAGTCCGTCTTGCGCTGTCTCCTGACGAAGACTGGGATTGA